One region of Corynebacterium capitovis DSM 44611 genomic DNA includes:
- a CDS encoding M23 family metallopeptidase: MVNRVAGGRHRKHSPNKGRAALVAVATGAVTTAGVSAAAEQPVDYELTSNDVAEAAPSAETTPQILAIPEYKPVDNLTEQLNKAVEHSSVVAALDEAARAPLSIKPADGTFTSGFGARWGAMHNGIDIANAIGTPIRAVADGIVIDSGPAQGFGQWIRIRHDDGSVSVYGHMETLNVAVGQHVTAGQQIAGMGSQGFSTGSHLHFEIHPDGTNPVDPVPWLAARGITL, encoded by the coding sequence ATGGTCAACCGGGTCGCGGGCGGCAGGCACCGTAAGCACTCCCCGAACAAGGGTCGCGCCGCATTGGTAGCTGTCGCCACGGGCGCGGTTACCACTGCCGGCGTCTCCGCTGCGGCAGAGCAGCCGGTCGATTACGAACTGACTTCGAACGACGTCGCTGAGGCCGCCCCCAGCGCCGAAACTACTCCGCAGATCCTGGCGATCCCGGAATACAAGCCCGTTGACAACCTCACGGAGCAACTCAATAAGGCGGTTGAGCATTCCAGCGTGGTCGCAGCGTTGGATGAGGCGGCCCGCGCCCCGCTGAGCATCAAGCCCGCCGACGGCACCTTCACCTCTGGCTTCGGGGCCCGCTGGGGGGCGATGCACAACGGCATCGACATCGCCAACGCCATCGGAACGCCCATCCGGGCAGTCGCCGATGGGATTGTCATTGACTCCGGCCCCGCCCAGGGTTTCGGCCAGTGGATTCGCATTCGCCATGACGACGGCTCCGTGTCGGTTTACGGCCACATGGAGACCCTTAACGTCGCCGTTGGCCAGCACGTCACCGCGGGCCAGCAGATCGCAGGGATGGGCAGCCAGGGATTCTCCACCGGCAGCCACCTGCACTTCGAAATCCACCCGGACGGAACGAACCCGGTCGACCCGGTTCCGTGGCTCGCCGCCCGGGGTATCACCCTCTAG
- the pcrA gene encoding DNA helicase PcrA, whose protein sequence is MNSDLVLGLNPQQRAAVTHAGGPLLIVAGAGSGKTAVLTRRIAYLLQERGVAPWQILAITFTNKAAAEMRERVAQLVGPEAERMWVATFHSVCVRILRQQAQLVPGLNSNFSIYDSDDSRRLLAMIAKETNLDPKKFSPRTLANAISALKNELIGPEEAYAEAARTHNPFDTAVAGVYADYQRRLRQSNSLDFDDLIGEVVRIFHQHPPVLDYYRRRFRHVLVDEYQDTNHAQYELIHALVGAGPDAPELAVVGDSDQSIYAFRGATIRNIEEFERDYPDATTVLLEQNYRSTQTILSAANAVIAQNAGRRPKNLWTDQGSGDKIVGYVADNEHDEARFVATEIDQLADSGVAYSDIAVMYRTNNASRALEDIFIRSGIPYKVVGGTRFYERREVRDIVAYLKVLDNPDDSVSLRRIVNVPKRAIGDKAQALVALHADNTNVSFGAALKEAAEGRVPLLGGRAVNAIRKFVDLLDGLRADANSMRNEVTGMPDLGALVTRVLEATGYQEELATSNDPQDGARLDNLNELVSVAREFSSEAANQLAYAEPDEGEPAPGSLQAFLERVSLVADADQIPDNEQGVVTLMTLHTAKGLEFPYVFVTGWEDGQFPHMRALGDPHELAEERRLAYVGITRAKRRLYLTRAILRSSWGDPAANPASRFLSEVPSELVDWRRLEPERDPERDRAWVHPRRPARPAPRTKVNKNLHLEQGDRVNHAKYGLGTVLTVEGAGVRETVTVDFGSSGTVRLMLIGGVPMEKL, encoded by the coding sequence ATGAATTCAGATCTTGTTTTAGGCCTCAACCCGCAGCAACGGGCTGCCGTCACGCACGCCGGTGGGCCTCTCCTCATCGTCGCCGGCGCCGGTTCTGGTAAGACCGCAGTGCTCACGCGGCGCATCGCCTACCTCCTCCAGGAACGGGGCGTGGCACCGTGGCAGATCCTCGCCATCACGTTTACCAATAAGGCCGCCGCAGAGATGCGGGAGCGGGTTGCGCAGCTCGTGGGCCCGGAAGCGGAGCGGATGTGGGTTGCCACCTTCCACTCCGTGTGCGTGCGCATCCTGCGCCAGCAAGCCCAGCTCGTGCCCGGCCTTAACAGCAACTTCTCCATTTACGACAGCGACGACTCGCGCCGTCTGCTCGCCATGATTGCCAAGGAGACGAACCTCGATCCGAAAAAGTTCTCGCCGCGGACGCTCGCCAACGCTATATCGGCTCTCAAGAACGAACTGATCGGCCCAGAGGAGGCTTATGCCGAGGCAGCCCGCACTCACAACCCCTTCGACACGGCAGTCGCTGGTGTCTACGCGGATTACCAGCGCCGGTTGCGGCAGTCCAACTCCCTGGATTTCGATGACTTAATCGGGGAAGTCGTCCGCATCTTCCACCAGCACCCCCCGGTGCTGGATTACTACAGGCGCCGTTTCCGCCATGTCCTCGTTGACGAGTACCAGGACACGAACCACGCGCAATACGAGCTCATCCACGCGCTCGTCGGGGCCGGGCCCGATGCCCCGGAACTCGCCGTCGTGGGAGATTCGGACCAGTCCATCTACGCGTTCCGTGGCGCGACGATCCGCAACATCGAGGAGTTTGAGCGGGACTACCCCGATGCCACCACAGTTCTCCTGGAACAAAACTATCGCTCGACGCAGACGATCCTCAGCGCCGCCAACGCGGTCATTGCGCAGAACGCGGGCCGGCGCCCCAAAAACCTGTGGACCGATCAGGGGTCTGGTGACAAGATCGTCGGGTACGTGGCCGATAACGAGCACGACGAGGCCCGCTTCGTTGCCACGGAGATTGACCAGCTGGCCGACTCAGGCGTGGCCTATTCAGACATCGCCGTGATGTATCGGACAAACAACGCTTCTCGCGCGCTGGAAGACATCTTCATCCGTTCCGGCATTCCCTACAAGGTGGTCGGCGGAACCCGCTTTTACGAAAGGCGAGAAGTCCGCGACATCGTCGCGTACCTCAAGGTGCTCGATAACCCCGACGACTCCGTTTCCTTGCGTCGGATTGTCAACGTGCCGAAACGCGCCATCGGTGACAAGGCGCAGGCGCTAGTGGCGCTCCACGCAGACAACACGAATGTCAGTTTCGGTGCCGCCCTGAAGGAGGCGGCAGAGGGCAGGGTGCCTCTGCTAGGCGGGCGTGCGGTCAACGCGATAAGAAAATTTGTTGACCTCTTAGACGGCCTACGCGCGGATGCGAATTCAATGCGCAACGAGGTGACCGGAATGCCGGATTTGGGCGCCCTTGTCACGCGAGTGTTGGAGGCGACCGGATACCAAGAGGAACTCGCCACGTCGAACGACCCCCAGGACGGAGCGCGCCTAGACAACCTCAACGAATTGGTGTCCGTGGCCCGGGAGTTTTCCTCCGAAGCTGCCAATCAGCTCGCGTACGCGGAACCCGATGAAGGGGAACCCGCGCCGGGCAGCCTCCAGGCGTTCTTGGAACGTGTTTCGCTGGTTGCGGACGCCGACCAGATTCCGGACAACGAGCAAGGGGTGGTCACCCTCATGACGTTGCACACGGCGAAGGGGCTCGAATTCCCCTACGTCTTCGTCACGGGGTGGGAAGACGGCCAGTTCCCTCACATGCGCGCCCTCGGCGACCCGCACGAACTGGCTGAGGAAAGGCGCCTCGCCTACGTGGGAATTACCCGAGCCAAGCGCAGGCTCTACCTCACGCGCGCAATACTGCGCTCGTCGTGGGGGGATCCTGCCGCGAACCCGGCGAGCCGGTTCTTGTCTGAAGTTCCGAGCGAGCTCGTCGACTGGCGCCGTCTCGAGCCTGAACGGGACCCTGAACGGGACCGAGCGTGGGTGCATCCGCGCCGGCCAGCTCGGCCTGCCCCGCGAACCAAGGTAAACAAAAACCTGCACCTCGAACAGGGGGACCGCGTCAACCACGCCAAATACGGGTTGGGCACGGTCCTCACTGTGGAGGGTGCAGGTGTGCGTGAAACAGTGACGGTGGACTTTGGTTCCTCCGGAACTGTCCGCCTCATGCTTATCGGCGGTGTGCCGATGGAGAAGCTCTAG
- a CDS encoding chorismate mutase, with protein sequence MSELEIRLPSGTDDPLTDAEIQDYRKEIDRLDRVILDAVKRRSQVSQAIGRARMGSGGTKLVHTRELAIVNMFRDELGEEGPALATVLLRLGRGKLG encoded by the coding sequence ATGAGCGAGTTAGAGATCCGTCTCCCCTCCGGCACCGACGACCCGCTGACGGATGCGGAAATCCAGGACTACCGGAAAGAAATCGATCGCCTCGACCGCGTCATCCTTGACGCGGTCAAAAGGCGGTCTCAGGTGTCCCAGGCCATCGGCCGAGCGCGCATGGGCTCCGGGGGAACCAAGCTTGTCCACACCCGCGAGCTGGCCATCGTCAACATGTTTCGCGACGAGCTCGGAGAGGAAGGTCCCGCTTTAGCGACCGTTTTGCTTCGTCTGGGACGCGGGAAGCTCGGTTAG
- a CDS encoding antibiotic biosynthesis monooxygenase family protein, with the protein MSIVKINAISVPEGAGEELEKRFAARRHAIDEQQGFEGFELLRPVRGETRYFVVTRWADQESYDAWWSGEGRAAHGGGGAPVATAAELLEFEVVF; encoded by the coding sequence ATGAGCATTGTGAAGATCAACGCCATTTCCGTCCCAGAGGGGGCCGGCGAGGAGCTGGAAAAACGCTTCGCGGCCCGCAGACACGCCATTGATGAGCAGCAGGGGTTCGAGGGCTTCGAGCTGCTCCGCCCCGTCCGGGGCGAGACCCGCTACTTCGTTGTGACGCGGTGGGCGGATCAAGAATCCTATGACGCCTGGTGGAGCGGGGAAGGGCGCGCCGCTCACGGGGGAGGAGGGGCACCCGTCGCGACCGCTGCGGAGCTGCTCGAGTTCGAGGTCGTGTTCTAA
- the pgi gene encoding glucose-6-phosphate isomerase: protein MKNLSSARHLQELFEAKRGLNLRELFVSDPERARRYTFDAAGLHVDMSKNLIDDDVVDGLIALAEEAGLRSRIEAMFNGERINNTEDRSVLHTALRLPPEADLTVGDQDVAADVHEVLGRMRDFASALRSGAWLGHSGHTIKKVVNIGIGGSDLGPAMATHALRSYATAGITAEFVSNVDPADLARVLDTCNPAETLFIVASKTFTTQETLSNAHAAKRWLLERCDGDTSAIAKHFVAVSTNAQKVSEFGIDTANMFPFWDWVGGRYSVDSAIGLALMAVIGPRDFMRFLEGFHDVDEHFRTADLRGNVPALLGLLNVWYRNFYGTQTHAVLPYSEDLARLPAYLQQLTMESNGKSVTRDGRPVDCDTGEVFWGEPGTNGQHAFYQLLHQGTTVVPADFIGFANPAEDFATATGTGSMHDLLMGNLFAQTKVLAFGKTLDEVEREGVDKRLAPHKVMPGNRPSTTILAPALTPRALGALIALYEHIVFTESVIWDINAFDQWGVELGKQQANDLAPAVSGQEEPDTGDGSTDALIAWYRSQK from the coding sequence ATGAAGAACCTTTCGTCCGCCCGTCACCTGCAGGAACTGTTTGAGGCGAAGCGCGGGCTGAACCTACGCGAGCTTTTCGTCTCTGACCCCGAGCGAGCCCGCCGCTACACCTTCGACGCGGCGGGGCTGCACGTCGATATGTCCAAGAACCTTATCGACGACGACGTGGTCGACGGCCTGATCGCCCTGGCCGAGGAAGCCGGGCTGCGTAGCCGTATTGAGGCGATGTTTAATGGCGAGCGCATCAACAACACGGAAGACCGTTCCGTGTTGCACACCGCCCTGCGTCTCCCGCCCGAGGCGGATCTCACCGTCGGCGACCAAGACGTCGCGGCGGATGTTCACGAGGTGCTTGGGCGGATGCGCGATTTCGCCAGTGCCCTGCGGTCCGGCGCATGGCTGGGCCATAGCGGGCACACCATCAAGAAGGTGGTCAACATCGGAATAGGCGGGTCTGATTTGGGCCCTGCCATGGCGACGCACGCCTTGCGTTCCTACGCTACAGCCGGGATCACCGCGGAGTTCGTCTCTAACGTCGATCCGGCCGATCTCGCCCGGGTCCTCGACACCTGCAACCCGGCGGAAACTCTCTTCATCGTCGCCTCCAAGACGTTCACGACGCAGGAGACCCTCTCGAACGCCCACGCCGCGAAGCGGTGGCTGCTGGAGAGGTGTGACGGGGATACCTCCGCGATTGCCAAGCACTTCGTCGCGGTGTCCACCAACGCGCAGAAAGTCTCCGAGTTCGGCATCGACACGGCCAACATGTTCCCCTTCTGGGATTGGGTCGGCGGCCGTTACTCGGTTGATTCCGCAATCGGGCTGGCGCTGATGGCGGTCATCGGCCCGCGCGACTTCATGCGCTTCTTGGAGGGATTTCACGACGTCGACGAGCACTTCCGCACCGCCGACCTCCGCGGCAACGTCCCGGCTCTGCTCGGTCTGCTCAACGTCTGGTACCGCAACTTCTACGGCACGCAGACCCATGCGGTTTTGCCCTATTCCGAAGACTTGGCGCGCCTCCCCGCGTATCTTCAGCAGCTCACGATGGAATCTAACGGAAAGTCCGTCACACGCGACGGGCGTCCTGTCGATTGCGACACCGGGGAGGTGTTCTGGGGCGAGCCCGGGACGAACGGCCAGCACGCGTTCTACCAGCTCCTCCACCAGGGCACGACGGTGGTCCCGGCAGATTTCATCGGCTTTGCCAACCCAGCCGAGGACTTTGCGACGGCCACCGGGACCGGTTCCATGCACGACCTATTAATGGGCAATCTGTTTGCCCAGACCAAGGTGCTCGCCTTTGGCAAGACGCTGGACGAGGTGGAGCGTGAGGGCGTCGATAAGCGCCTTGCTCCGCATAAGGTAATGCCGGGCAACCGTCCCTCGACGACCATCCTCGCTCCTGCGCTCACGCCGCGCGCGCTGGGTGCGTTGATCGCGCTATACGAACACATCGTGTTCACAGAATCGGTGATCTGGGACATCAATGCCTTCGACCAGTGGGGGGTTGAGCTGGGCAAACAGCAGGCGAACGATCTGGCCCCCGCGGTGTCCGGGCAGGAAGAGCCCGACACCGGCGACGGGTCCACCGACGCCCTCATTGCGTGGTACAGGAGCCAGAAGTAA
- a CDS encoding family 2 glutamate-cysteine ligase has translation MGDSISTDSYTPRQRSIYRKRLEDELEVFDRHLQDAEFISRGTIGLELELNLVDDAMQPARRNNDVLARLSDDYQSEIGSYNVELNLPPQSIGGDGLAEMEAMLRDRLGRVKRAAADVGTRVAMIGTLPTVTPEFLEEAGWMTNEFRYLGLNNSVMESRGELVRIDLNRVESLVHEFDDISPESTCTSIQLHLQVAPDRFASAWNASQAIAGVQAAIGANSPLLMGRRLWHESRIPVFKQSIDTRTKELINQGVRPRVWFGERWITSVFDLFEENVRYFSPLIPEGRLEAGRPMMSGDNPGLHYLNLHNGTVWRWNRPIYDPNGQLSHIRVENRLLPAGPTVKDIVADAAFYYGLVKYLGEQTRPVWSRLGFEQARRNFEAGARDGLTARMEWPTLGTIEVAQLVKEHLLPQARRGLDKLDVSQRRIDEYMGIIEGRATRRQNGATWQLAALTQAGAGTHPGTPERAEALARVLRQYLRNQEEDTPVHTWSTAVE, from the coding sequence ATGGGTGACTCCATTTCGACCGATTCGTACACCCCCCGTCAACGGTCGATCTACCGCAAACGCTTAGAAGACGAGTTGGAGGTGTTCGACCGGCACCTGCAGGATGCGGAGTTCATTTCGCGCGGCACGATCGGCCTCGAGCTCGAGCTCAATCTTGTCGACGACGCTATGCAGCCGGCCCGGCGCAACAACGATGTCCTCGCCCGGTTAAGCGACGACTATCAGTCCGAGATCGGTTCCTACAACGTAGAGCTGAACCTCCCGCCACAAAGCATCGGGGGCGACGGCCTGGCGGAGATGGAAGCGATGCTGCGCGACCGCCTGGGCAGGGTGAAGCGCGCGGCCGCGGACGTCGGGACGCGCGTCGCGATGATTGGCACCCTACCCACGGTGACGCCCGAGTTTTTGGAAGAAGCGGGGTGGATGACCAATGAGTTTCGCTACCTGGGGCTCAATAACTCGGTGATGGAGTCCCGCGGGGAGCTGGTCCGCATCGATCTGAACAGGGTAGAAAGTCTCGTACACGAGTTCGACGACATCTCCCCGGAGTCGACCTGCACGTCCATCCAACTGCACCTGCAGGTCGCGCCCGATCGTTTCGCCAGCGCGTGGAACGCTTCCCAAGCCATTGCCGGTGTCCAGGCGGCTATCGGTGCCAATTCTCCCCTGCTGATGGGCCGCCGGCTCTGGCACGAGTCCCGCATACCGGTGTTCAAGCAGTCCATCGATACACGAACCAAGGAACTGATCAACCAGGGCGTGCGGCCACGAGTATGGTTCGGCGAGCGGTGGATCACCTCGGTATTCGACCTCTTCGAAGAAAACGTGCGCTACTTCTCCCCTCTCATCCCCGAAGGCCGCTTGGAGGCTGGACGCCCCATGATGTCGGGCGACAACCCAGGTTTGCACTACCTGAACCTGCATAACGGGACCGTCTGGCGGTGGAACCGCCCGATCTACGACCCCAACGGGCAGCTCTCGCACATTCGGGTGGAAAATCGCCTGCTCCCCGCAGGGCCAACGGTCAAGGACATCGTCGCCGACGCGGCGTTCTACTACGGGCTGGTTAAATACCTCGGCGAGCAAACGCGGCCGGTGTGGTCCCGCCTCGGATTCGAGCAGGCGCGCCGCAATTTTGAAGCGGGCGCCCGCGACGGTTTAACTGCTCGCATGGAATGGCCAACGCTTGGCACCATCGAGGTGGCCCAGCTGGTGAAAGAGCATCTGCTCCCGCAGGCGCGGCGCGGACTGGACAAACTCGACGTGAGCCAGCGGCGCATCGACGAATACATGGGAATCATCGAAGGGCGCGCCACCCGCCGGCAAAACGGCGCCACGTGGCAGCTCGCCGCCCTGACGCAGGCGGGCGCCGGCACTCACCCGGGCACGCCGGAGCGGGCGGAGGCGCTCGCCAGGGTCCTGCGCCAATACCTGCGCAATCAAGAGGAAGACACGCCGGTTCATACATGGTCCACCGCCGTGGAATAG
- a CDS encoding DedA family protein, producing the protein MQPLIDWIVHLMEVLGAPGVGIAILLENLFPPIPSEVVLPLAGFTVSQGSLNAASVFVWSLLGSVGGAYVLYGLGAWLGADRLRRIAYKMWLVRESDVDNSLEFFRKYGKVSVLVGRLIPGIRSLISIPAGLDRMNVVTFGLWTLIGSAIWNAILITLGFYMGENWHVVEEYINTYSHVVYLILALVIVGFLAFFIRREVKERAGTGGTTK; encoded by the coding sequence ATGCAACCCCTCATTGACTGGATTGTGCACTTGATGGAGGTGCTCGGCGCCCCCGGTGTCGGCATCGCCATCCTGCTAGAGAACCTCTTTCCCCCGATTCCCTCAGAGGTTGTGCTCCCGCTGGCAGGCTTCACCGTGTCTCAGGGGTCGCTCAACGCAGCATCCGTCTTCGTGTGGTCCCTCCTCGGCTCGGTGGGCGGCGCCTACGTGCTCTACGGCCTGGGCGCCTGGCTCGGCGCCGACCGTCTTCGCCGCATCGCGTACAAGATGTGGCTGGTCAGGGAGTCCGACGTAGACAACTCCCTGGAGTTTTTCCGGAAGTACGGTAAGGTCTCGGTGCTTGTTGGGCGGCTGATTCCGGGAATTCGCTCCCTGATTTCCATCCCCGCCGGGCTCGACCGCATGAACGTTGTCACGTTCGGCCTGTGGACTCTGATTGGGTCGGCCATCTGGAACGCGATACTCATCACCCTGGGCTTTTACATGGGCGAGAACTGGCACGTTGTGGAGGAATACATCAACACCTACTCACACGTCGTCTACCTCATTTTGGCCTTGGTCATCGTTGGTTTCCTCGCTTTCTTCATTCGCCGGGAGGTCAAGGAGCGGGCTGGCACTGGGGGCACCACCAAATAA
- a CDS encoding DNA-formamidopyrimidine glycosylase family protein codes for MPEGDSVYQLAHRLQFMEGREVTRCQLRVPRFALVDFTGLTCERVWPYGKHLFMQFGSEILHTHLKMEGTWAVHRPGTRWRKPGYTARVILELGDVELVGHELGLVDVFPAREYSERMGYLGPDMLAEDFDEAEVIRRIRRNPRMEIGRALLDQKNAAGIGNEYRAEIGFLAGTHPARLVGDVDVDKHVRLARRLMWANKDSPVRVTTGVRRAGETSYVFGRNNKPCRRCGALITKGFLGGQGDLERVIWWCPQCQPAP; via the coding sequence GTGCCAGAAGGGGATTCCGTCTACCAGCTCGCCCACCGGCTCCAGTTCATGGAGGGGCGCGAGGTAACTCGCTGCCAGCTCCGGGTGCCACGCTTCGCGCTAGTGGACTTCACCGGCCTGACCTGCGAGAGGGTTTGGCCCTACGGCAAGCACTTGTTCATGCAGTTCGGGTCGGAGATCCTTCACACGCACCTCAAGATGGAGGGAACCTGGGCCGTGCACCGCCCGGGGACGCGGTGGCGCAAACCTGGGTATACCGCGCGGGTCATCCTTGAGCTGGGAGACGTCGAACTGGTGGGCCATGAGCTTGGTCTGGTGGATGTTTTCCCCGCCAGAGAGTACTCCGAAAGGATGGGCTACCTGGGCCCGGACATGCTCGCCGAGGACTTCGATGAGGCGGAGGTGATCCGCCGAATCCGTCGCAACCCCCGGATGGAAATTGGGCGGGCGTTGCTGGACCAGAAGAACGCCGCGGGGATTGGCAACGAGTATCGCGCGGAGATCGGTTTTCTCGCCGGCACTCACCCTGCGAGGTTGGTGGGGGACGTGGACGTCGATAAGCATGTGCGCCTTGCCCGGCGCCTGATGTGGGCCAACAAGGACTCTCCGGTGCGCGTCACCACGGGGGTCAGGCGTGCCGGGGAGACGAGTTACGTGTTCGGGCGCAACAACAAGCCGTGCCGGCGTTGCGGAGCTCTGATCACCAAGGGATTTCTTGGTGGGCAGGGGGACCTCGAGCGGGTTATTTGGTGGTGCCCCCAGTGCCAGCCCGCTCCTTGA